In the genome of Marinobacter sp. ANT_B65, one region contains:
- a CDS encoding MBL fold metallo-hydrolase, translated as MLDIETKPPGVPRAPEAAELVEVAQDVFWTRIPLPGKLNHINIWLLREEDGFSVVDTGMHTPEAKAAWELLFSSLPEDMPVRRVFVTHLHPDHVGMAGWLMERGAEEFWMTRLEYLTSRVLVAQSHDSTVPGDITAFFRAAGWPETVLESYHDHYHNYGRLVSPLPRSFSRLQEGQRHIIGGRSWRVVIGNGHSPEHACLYCEDDKLLISGDQVLPGISSNVSVTPLEPAANPMADWLASLRKLKSEIPDDVLVLPAHQRCFTGLHERIDSLLADQEKALNELRRALESGPKRVVDVFAVLFGRVITEESFMIYSLATGEALACLNYLAELGEVGSSIDTQRVRWYHLR; from the coding sequence GTGCTTGATATTGAAACGAAACCGCCAGGCGTGCCCCGGGCGCCGGAAGCGGCCGAGTTGGTCGAGGTGGCGCAGGATGTATTCTGGACCCGTATCCCGTTGCCCGGGAAATTGAACCACATCAATATCTGGCTGCTCCGTGAAGAAGATGGCTTTTCGGTGGTCGATACCGGGATGCACACTCCCGAGGCCAAAGCTGCCTGGGAATTGTTGTTCTCGTCACTTCCAGAGGATATGCCCGTGCGGCGGGTGTTCGTGACCCATTTGCACCCAGATCACGTCGGCATGGCCGGCTGGCTGATGGAGCGGGGAGCGGAGGAGTTCTGGATGACCCGATTGGAGTACCTGACCTCTCGGGTTTTGGTGGCACAGTCACATGACAGCACCGTGCCGGGCGATATTACGGCGTTTTTTCGTGCAGCGGGCTGGCCCGAGACTGTGCTCGAGAGTTATCACGACCATTACCATAATTATGGACGACTGGTTTCCCCTTTGCCTCGCAGCTTCTCGCGCCTGCAGGAAGGACAGCGCCATATTATCGGTGGTCGGAGTTGGCGCGTGGTTATCGGAAATGGCCACTCGCCTGAGCACGCATGCCTGTACTGCGAAGACGACAAACTGTTGATCTCCGGTGACCAGGTGTTGCCGGGCATTTCATCCAATGTTTCGGTAACACCGTTGGAGCCGGCAGCCAACCCGATGGCGGATTGGCTGGCATCACTGCGTAAGCTTAAGTCTGAAATCCCGGATGATGTTCTGGTCCTGCCAGCTCATCAACGCTGTTTTACCGGCTTGCATGAGCGTATCGACAGTTTGCTGGCGGACCAGGAAAAGGCACTGAATGAGTTGCGAAGAGCGTTGGAAAGCGGGCCGAAGCGGGTGGTTGATGTGTTCGCTGTTCTCTTCGGGCGTGTCATAACCGAGGAGAGCTTCATGATTTACAGCCTTGCCACAGGCGAAGCCCTGGCTTGTCTGAATTATTTGGCTGAACTGGGTGAAGTGGGCTCTTCAATCGACACCCAACGTGTGCGGTGGTATCACCTGAGATAA
- a CDS encoding long-chain fatty acid--CoA ligase: MKTEQGRYWAKGLPRTLELPKTSLYYNLEVAATRYPDKPALVFYDSVLSYSELCQKVQALAGYLQQECGVRPGDRVALYSQNSPQYVIGYYAILRAQGVVVPVNPMNLADELQYCVSDSGARTALVAQELYVHAQALVGSGDVDHLIVHAYSDYLTKPTDLAVPAAVTEPRHEFSGAGVALWQDVLDCNFVPAAFSGKHDDLCVIGYTSGTTGHPKGCVHSHSTVIASVAASTVWRGGSPAFTALAIAPLFHFLGMQGGMNGPIFNGATSVLMQRWDRDVALKLIERHGVSLWSAPPSMIVDFFSNPALKNHDISCLSKLMGGGAAMPEAISRKLAEEFNIVYNEAYGLTETAAFILGNPIERGKRQCLGIATFGVDARIIDPATLKELPQGGTGEIILKGPQVMLEYWKDPAATAKSFIELDGGRFLRTGDLGYVDEEGYFFMVDRLKRMINASGFKVWPAEVESIMYGHPDIHEACIIAAPDAKRGETAKALVVLKPTAPENLSEDDIIAWCKQHMAAYKVPTAVAILDELPKSGTGKIMWRQLQEDARKEGINCA, encoded by the coding sequence ATGAAAACGGAACAAGGTAGGTATTGGGCCAAGGGGTTGCCACGGACGCTGGAATTGCCGAAAACCAGCCTTTATTACAACCTGGAAGTGGCAGCAACCCGCTATCCGGACAAGCCGGCGCTTGTCTTCTATGATTCGGTGCTCAGTTACTCCGAGCTATGTCAGAAGGTTCAGGCTCTGGCCGGATACCTGCAACAAGAATGTGGCGTGCGTCCCGGCGACCGGGTTGCCCTGTATTCCCAGAACAGCCCGCAGTATGTAATTGGCTATTACGCTATCCTCCGAGCGCAGGGGGTCGTGGTTCCCGTTAACCCGATGAATTTGGCTGATGAATTGCAGTATTGTGTGTCTGATAGCGGAGCGCGTACCGCCCTGGTCGCTCAGGAGTTATATGTCCACGCGCAGGCTTTGGTGGGATCGGGAGATGTTGATCACCTGATCGTCCATGCCTATTCTGATTACCTGACCAAGCCGACGGATCTTGCAGTGCCGGCAGCGGTCACCGAACCAAGGCATGAGTTCAGTGGTGCTGGCGTCGCACTATGGCAGGATGTGCTCGATTGCAACTTTGTGCCGGCAGCCTTTTCCGGAAAGCATGACGACTTGTGTGTGATTGGCTACACCTCCGGCACTACAGGTCATCCCAAGGGCTGCGTGCATTCCCACAGCACCGTCATTGCATCAGTCGCCGCGTCGACTGTCTGGCGTGGTGGTTCGCCGGCGTTTACGGCACTAGCCATTGCGCCTTTGTTCCATTTTCTGGGTATGCAGGGCGGGATGAATGGTCCCATTTTTAATGGAGCAACCTCGGTACTGATGCAGCGCTGGGATCGTGATGTAGCGCTGAAGCTGATCGAACGTCATGGTGTCAGCCTGTGGAGTGCACCTCCTTCGATGATCGTCGATTTCTTTTCCAATCCGGCACTGAAAAACCACGACATTTCCTGTCTGAGCAAGTTAATGGGCGGTGGTGCTGCAATGCCAGAAGCCATCTCCCGAAAGCTGGCAGAGGAATTCAATATTGTCTACAACGAAGCCTATGGCCTGACCGAGACCGCGGCCTTCATTCTTGGCAACCCCATTGAGCGGGGCAAGCGACAGTGTTTGGGTATCGCTACATTCGGAGTTGATGCCCGTATTATTGACCCGGCTACCCTGAAAGAGTTGCCTCAGGGGGGAACCGGCGAGATTATCCTGAAAGGCCCGCAGGTGATGCTGGAGTACTGGAAAGATCCGGCGGCCACGGCTAAAAGCTTCATTGAACTTGATGGAGGGCGCTTTCTTCGCACCGGCGATCTGGGTTACGTGGACGAAGAAGGCTACTTCTTTATGGTTGACCGGCTGAAGAGGATGATCAATGCCTCCGGTTTCAAGGTCTGGCCGGCGGAAGTGGAAAGTATCATGTACGGCCACCCGGATATTCATGAAGCCTGCATTATTGCAGCGCCTGATGCTAAGCGGGGCGAAACCGCTAAAGCACTGGTCGTGTTGAAGCCGACTGCGCCAGAAAACCTCAGTGAAGACGATATTATTGCCTGGTGCAAGCAGCATATGGCCGCCTATAAAGTACCCACTGCGGTGGCTATTCTCGATGAACTGCCGAAGTCAGGCACCGGCAAAATTATGTGGCGCCAGCTCCAGGAAGATGCTCGCAAAGAAGGTATTAACTGTGCTTGA
- a CDS encoding acyl-CoA dehydrogenase family protein, with translation MEHYKTPWMTEDLEIFRDSVRKFVDKEFVPHQERWGKQGYVDREAWLRAGEMGLLCASIPEQYHGGGGSFAHEAVINIELTRALVNFGIGVHNGILAHYILAYGSEEQKQRWLPRMATGELVGAIAMSEPGVGSDLKSVKTRAVHDGDDYLISGSKTFITNGFHANLICVVTKTNPELGAKGISLIMVETEGQTGFRRGKLLEKIGQKAQDTSELFFDDVRVDRNNLLGAEEGRGFGQLMQQLPQERMIIALSAQASMHRAIEFTAEYVRQREVFGQQLSELQNTRFKLAECKTVATIATTFVDQCMMQLLAGELDSTTAAMAKWWTTQKNCEVIDECLQLHGGYGYILEYPIARMYANARVSKIYGGSNEIMKELIARKIA, from the coding sequence ATGGAGCATTACAAAACACCCTGGATGACTGAAGACCTGGAGATTTTTCGGGACTCGGTACGTAAGTTTGTGGATAAAGAGTTCGTGCCTCATCAGGAGCGCTGGGGCAAACAAGGCTATGTGGACCGCGAAGCCTGGCTGCGGGCTGGAGAAATGGGACTGCTGTGCGCCAGTATTCCGGAACAGTACCATGGTGGTGGTGGCAGCTTTGCTCATGAGGCCGTCATCAATATTGAGCTGACCCGCGCTTTGGTGAACTTTGGCATCGGCGTTCACAACGGTATTCTCGCCCATTACATTCTGGCTTACGGGAGTGAAGAGCAGAAACAGCGTTGGTTGCCACGTATGGCTACCGGTGAGCTTGTCGGCGCAATTGCGATGTCCGAGCCAGGGGTTGGCTCCGACCTTAAGAGTGTGAAAACCCGCGCTGTTCATGATGGTGATGATTATCTTATCAGTGGCTCCAAGACCTTCATTACCAACGGCTTTCATGCCAATTTGATTTGTGTGGTTACAAAGACCAATCCGGAGCTTGGTGCCAAGGGAATATCTCTGATCATGGTGGAAACCGAGGGTCAGACTGGCTTCCGTCGAGGCAAGCTGCTGGAGAAAATTGGCCAGAAGGCCCAGGACACTTCCGAGCTTTTTTTCGACGACGTGCGAGTAGACCGCAACAATCTTCTGGGTGCTGAGGAGGGTCGGGGGTTTGGCCAACTGATGCAACAGTTGCCCCAAGAGCGCATGATTATCGCCCTTTCGGCCCAGGCCAGCATGCACAGGGCCATAGAGTTTACCGCTGAATACGTTCGACAGCGGGAAGTGTTTGGCCAGCAATTGAGTGAGCTGCAGAACACCCGTTTCAAACTGGCCGAATGCAAAACCGTCGCCACCATTGCTACCACCTTCGTTGATCAGTGCATGATGCAGTTGCTTGCCGGTGAACTGGATAGCACAACAGCGGCCATGGCCAAGTGGTGGACCACTCAAAAGAATTGTGAAGTGATCGATGAGTGTTTGCAGCTTCATGGCGGCTACGGCTATATCCTCGAATACCCTATCGCGCGTATGTATGCCAATGCCCGGGTCAGCAAGATATACGGGGGGTCTAACGAAATCATGAAAGAACTGATCGCTCGCAAGATCGCCTGA
- a CDS encoding DHA2 family efflux MFS transporter permease subunit yields MSETEALFARYGPRYKWFITVTVMLGTLSMTMAATIVNVAIPDIMGNFGIAQTKAQWLSTGFLAAMAAFMLLSSWVLQTFGMKGAYIGAMVLFMIAAVLGGVSLHEDMVILSRVLQGAMAGIIQPLAMTVIFRVFPPEQRGLGMGVYGLGVVLGPAVGPALGGFMVDWMSWRAVFFLPLPACLAGIVFALFFAPAREAEDRVQPFDWTGFTLLCAALGLLLWTLSNGQRLGWGAAEILSSGIGALVTSVVFVVWEWHSPRALLAVRIFAHPGFAASCLVAFCYGAGLFGSTYLVPLFVQEIQGFSASASGLLLVPAGLAMGLMFPVAGRLSDLYPAPLLIGLGATLFAWSCWSLAVIDVYTLPWVIVGWVALGRIGLGLGMPALSTGSLKILPSHLLSQGAGANNFSRQLGGAMGVNALAVILEWRSAGHAAVIAETQTAGNELTRGWLSTMYDSYAAAGTSTDQVHGLALRQLGEMVWFQGYSRGFQDSFLVLALAFAFALIPAWLMRRAGA; encoded by the coding sequence GTGTCGGAAACTGAAGCCCTGTTTGCGCGTTATGGGCCGCGATACAAGTGGTTCATTACCGTAACAGTGATGCTCGGTACCCTGTCCATGACGATGGCCGCAACCATTGTCAACGTGGCCATTCCGGACATCATGGGCAATTTCGGAATCGCCCAGACCAAGGCCCAGTGGCTGTCAACGGGCTTTCTGGCAGCAATGGCAGCGTTTATGTTGCTGAGCTCCTGGGTGTTGCAGACCTTCGGTATGAAAGGTGCGTACATCGGGGCCATGGTGCTGTTCATGATCGCAGCAGTGCTGGGTGGCGTCAGCCTTCATGAAGACATGGTTATCCTGTCCAGAGTTCTGCAGGGAGCCATGGCGGGGATCATCCAGCCTCTGGCTATGACAGTGATCTTCCGGGTGTTTCCACCGGAGCAGCGTGGTTTGGGTATGGGGGTTTATGGGCTGGGGGTTGTTCTCGGTCCTGCAGTAGGGCCGGCACTGGGTGGCTTCATGGTCGACTGGATGAGCTGGCGGGCGGTGTTTTTCCTGCCGCTACCGGCATGTCTGGCGGGTATTGTCTTTGCCCTGTTCTTCGCACCTGCCCGGGAGGCAGAGGATCGGGTTCAGCCATTCGACTGGACCGGCTTCACCTTGCTTTGTGCCGCTCTTGGCCTGTTGTTGTGGACTCTGTCCAATGGTCAGAGGCTGGGCTGGGGGGCAGCAGAGATTCTGTCCAGCGGCATTGGGGCGCTGGTGACATCAGTGGTGTTTGTGGTCTGGGAATGGCACAGCCCAAGGGCCTTGCTGGCAGTCAGGATATTTGCCCATCCTGGTTTTGCCGCCAGTTGTCTGGTGGCCTTTTGCTATGGAGCGGGATTGTTTGGGTCAACCTATCTGGTGCCGCTTTTTGTGCAGGAAATCCAGGGATTTTCGGCCAGTGCTTCCGGATTACTGCTCGTTCCGGCTGGACTGGCAATGGGATTGATGTTCCCGGTCGCCGGGAGGCTCAGTGACCTTTACCCCGCACCATTGCTGATCGGTCTGGGCGCTACGTTGTTTGCCTGGTCGTGCTGGTCGTTGGCGGTCATTGACGTTTATACCTTGCCTTGGGTAATCGTGGGCTGGGTTGCGTTGGGCCGGATTGGGTTGGGCTTGGGCATGCCGGCCCTGAGTACGGGGTCGCTTAAAATTCTACCGTCCCACTTGCTCAGCCAGGGAGCAGGTGCCAACAATTTCTCGCGCCAGCTGGGTGGTGCCATGGGTGTGAATGCTCTGGCAGTGATACTGGAGTGGCGCAGTGCAGGACATGCTGCGGTGATTGCTGAGACCCAGACCGCAGGTAATGAGCTTACCCGGGGCTGGCTGTCGACTATGTACGACAGCTACGCGGCGGCCGGCACGAGTACAGATCAGGTCCACGGCCTTGCATTGCGTCAGCTCGGTGAGATGGTTTGGTTTCAGGGGTACAGTCGCGGATTTCAGGACAGCTTTCTGGTACTCGCACTAGCGTTTGCCTTCGCTCTGATACCGGCCTGGCTGATGAGGCGAGCGGGAGCTTGA